A segment of the Marmota flaviventris isolate mMarFla1 chromosome 2, mMarFla1.hap1, whole genome shotgun sequence genome:
ccctcccttccttctctctctctctgtctctctccctccctccctttctttctccttccttctttcccagggattgaacccaggggccccttaaccactagccacatcccagccctttttattttttattttgagatggtgcctcactaagttgctgaggctggctttgaactcgtgatcctcctgcctcagcctcctgagccgctgggattacagggctgcACCCAGCTGGGTTGCTCATCTTTAAAGTTCAGATTTCACTTTAAAATCTGGATTCCCACTTCTCTTGGGAAAGAAAACACCACAAGATCTAGCAATGTGGTGGGCACAGCCTGGAAGGGTGCACTCCTGTCAAAGGGGGCCGTGGATCCTCAGCTCTGGCCACCTGCTGCAAAGGCCACCTGCTGCAAAGGCAGGAGCCCTGACCCAGATGCTCTCCCCTCTCTGAGCTAGCAATGTGGGGCCCTCGTGCCACCTGGCGACAGTGGCTGGGAGCctagtgggtggggtgggggagccaAGACTGTCACCTACCCCAGTCCCGAGCTGCGTGTCCTTTCACCCTGGCTCCCTTCTTcccactctgccaccttcctgGCCTGGGAAGGCGCTGGAACCCAGGATCCTAGATTACACCATCTGGAGGGTCCATCTTGGCCTCAGTGGTCACTGGTGGCCACGGCGGGGAGCCTCACTGCCCAGTGGAACTGTCTCTGATGAGGGGGCAGCTGGCTCCTGCCCGGCCCAACACAGAGGCCACTTGCTAAGTGAGGGACTGAGCCCTCACCACGTGGCTGGTCTGAATCGAGGTGTGTCACAGTACAAAACGCCGACCCGATTCTAAAAACATGAGAAATACAAATGGGAACTGTCCTAGGagcaatattttctattttttacataTGAAAGGATAATATTTGACAGGATATTTGACATTTGAAAGGATCCTATTTTGGATATATTagactgaataaaatagtttcactgaaattaatttcatttttttatgcgGTTATTAGAAAATCACAGCGTGTGACTCATTTCCGGGGCTCCCGTTGCGTTTCTGTCAGGTGGTCCCGTCTGCATGCCAAGATCCCCACCACCTCGCTGCACTCCTGACCTTCTCGATGGTGGCCTCATTCTACACCCACAAGCTAAAAAACCCAGTGTCACCAGGAGTTCACAGACCTCTGCTTGTGATTCTAGACCAAGCCCCCGAGAGCCGGGGCACCCAGTTCCCCTCTGTCTCATGCCTCTGAATCCTTCACCCAGAAATTCCCCTCGACAAGGCTGCTCTGTTTTGATGATTCAAAGCCCCTTCCGGATGTGGTGGGCCTTGAGGTCAGGCCAGCCTTAGATGGGCAGGGGTGACTGCCCACAAATGTCAAAAAAAGCCAAAAATACCTTCTGCTCTTTCCTTTCCCAAGTCCCCAGTCCCCAAATCCATAGACCTTCTGGAAACAACTAAGTGGTTCTTAACCACTCAGCTCTCTGGTGGTTCTGTGGAACCCGGGCCAGCGCTAGTGGGTTCCCTTCTGACCAGCACAGTGCCTTGACTCCCTGTGTGAAGAGGCCCAGGTGAGGGTGGCCGAGGGGGCATCACAGAGGCCTGCATGAGCAAGTCTGAGCAGCCCAGAGCTCACTCAGGCAGAGCTACCAGCCCAGGTGGAAGGGAGCAGGGCATGAGCATTTATCTACTGCTTACTGGATACTCCACACATTATCTTCCTGAGTCCTCAAACAATCCTAAGAAGTAGGTAATAGATTCTCTTTGCTATAACAGAGGACGCACAAGTTCAGAAAGGGACTCTgtcttgcccaaggccacacagcacagTAACCGGCACCGCTGGCATTTGAGTTCCTGTCTGCTGCGCACAGCCCAGGGCCCCTGCAGTTCACGGAGTGCTCCCTGCTTCCTGCAGCTGGACAGCTGGACAGCAGGCCTGACTGCTGCCCCCTGCAGAGGTTGCAAGTTGGTGGTCCTCGTGCTGCCTTTGGCCCCGGCACCATGATGGATCAGCACCATCCATGCCTCATTTTTGTGGGGCTTTAACACTTGGCTGGGCCCGAGGAGCAGCTGCCTTTCCCAAACAAGCCCACACTGTCCCAGTTCACAGTTCCATGGGACCTGCTTTGTGCGTGAGCTTCCCTCCCAGCCCTGAGGCACACGGCGGCTGCCTTGGAGACTTTTGTGCCTGCTCCTTGCCGATGTGGACCCATGGCCCAGGAGAGTTTGGCCACACTCGGCTATGAGACTATGAGAGGTCACGTCCCTTATCGGGAGGCAGGACGCTCCTCTTTAGATCTAAGCAAGTGGCCCAGGGAACGTGTCCTTTTAGGGGCAAACGACAGGCAGCCTGGGATGCCATCTAGCTGTGTCCATCCCCACATGGTGGGGTGCAGAGATGCTGGGGGAGATGTCTCTACTCCCGGTGGGACTGGCTTTCAGAACAGCCTGGAAGTGACAGTAGCATAAAGTACATGCGGGTGATcgacatttattgagtgccttctGTTTGTAATGCCGGGTATACAGCAAGGTGATCACAGGTCTGAATTATTCCCTCCAAGGCAGTAGGACAGTGGACAGGAGCAGTGGCCAGTCACAGACCTCTGTGACCAGCAGGGATCTCACTGTCTCCAGTGGATCCCCCCCCCCACGAGTCCCTTGGGGCAATGACAAGGGACACAAGGGACAGGGGAGAAAGGGGAAGCGGAGCTGAGTTCTTTGTCTCGCACTACCGTGAATGAGCTggtttctctgaacctcagtttcctcctctgtaaaatggggcaaaGCCTACCTTCCTGCTAGTGGGATTGCAGATATTTCTTGGGAAACTTCTTGCTCTCCTCCCACACTTTCCACTGGCCCTCTCTATGGGAAAGGGTGAGGCAGCTCACCCAACCCCCAGGAGGTGGGCCCAGGCAGGCGGGACAGGCAGCCAGGAGGGCTTAAAGGGTAGAAAAGCAGAAGCGCAGGGTTCTCCCCATGGCCACTCCACCTGCCACCGCTGCCAGACACTGACTGCCATTCAGGGACCATGAGGGGCCTCTGTGGAGCTGCTGAGCACCTCGTCAGGACTGGGTAGGTCTGGGGACTTTGGACAGTGAGGGCCACAGGTGAGAAAAGATCAGCAATCTGTTGGGAGGAGTATAAGCCCTCAAGGTCTTCCActccctggctgtgtgaccttgggtccaccctccccctctctgagcctcagtttccccatctgtgaagtgGGAATGATAATGGTGTCTATGAAACTGTTGTGAGCGTTGAGTAAGGGCTTGGCTCAAGGGAGCACTCCGTAAATGTCACCTGGTGTCCTTGTCATTTATAATTCCCAGCATGGAACTTGGCTCCCAGGGCAACCTCGTACTGGTTTTTATGATTATATGATTAGCTGGTATTTCATCAGCTGCCCTGTTCCAAACACTAGTTAGACGGTAGAAGGGGCGTTTAGTCCCACATCCAAATGCCTTCAAGAGCCAGATGGGATTGTGCTGGGCAGGGTCCCTCAGTCCTGTACCTTGAAGGGTGGGGCACAGCCTGGAAGGGTGCATCCCTGTCAAAGGGGGCCGTGGATCCTCAGCTCTGGCCACCTGCTGCAAAGGCAGGAGCCCTGACCCAGATGCTCTCATTTCTCAAGAGAAGCTAGAAATCCCAATTTCAATGTGAAACTTCCTGTATCCAGATGACAGTAGTTCTCACACACCCACGGCGTggaccaaaacaaagcaaagttgCACACTGGATTCAGCCCTTGGGACCCCAGGATGTGGCCTCTGGTCCAGTGCCCCAGGCCTCACGCGTCACGGCGTGTTCAAGTCCCCAACCCTGTTTCCTAAGGGAGCAGTCAGAGTGCAGGACCTTCTCATGCTCTGCTCCTTCTGTTCGGGACACCCAGCCTCCTTTCCCCACGTAAGAAATGACACTTGTTCTCCCAGCCCTAGCTTAAATatcacctcttccaggaagccctcctgaCTCTCCCAGGTAAACATGACCCTCCACCTTCTCCACCCCAGTGCAGACCCAGGCTGACCATTCCTGAGAGTCCTTTTATGGTGGACTTACGCTCTAATGTCCTGTTCACATCTCCCCAATTTAACTGTGAACTTGTCCTGTGTGTGGCCCATGACCTAATTCACCTCGGTGCCCAACACAGGGACAATTATGTCTTACCTTTTCTTTACCTTCAGCATTCATTACCTCCTCCAGCATCCTGCCCTCACTGCTGGCCTTGATTCCTGCTGATCTGAGCAAACAGGAGCCATCCTGCCACGCTCCGTGAAGATTTATGAGTACCATATCTTTGTGAATACTTAGCAGACACTATTCCAGGCCCTCGGAATGTATCAGTGACCCAAAGATACAAAGCCCCTGCCCTGGAGGTGTTGACCCGCTAATGACAGATAATAGCTCAGGTGGTGCTTATGATGTGACCAGAATGACCCTAGGAGGCacattctacagatgagaaaactgaggcacaggggcTTAAGGAACAAGGCCACACAGCTGTGAGCAGTGGAGCAGGGGTTTGAATCGGGACAGACCAGAGGCGATGCCCTCCATCCTTGCCCGGCGTGTTTCAGGTGACGTTCTCCACAGGTGTGCAGCCTTGTCCATCTCCACCATTACCCGCTTCCTGCCTGCCACCAGCTAACGGCCCTCCTTCCTTGCCCCAGATGATAAAGGGCAGGGCCACAGGACGATGAGCTCAGGGAAACAGCTTCTGTCTCCGTCTCTGCCCCTCCCACTCCTTGATCCTTCTCCCTTTGTCTGGGCTTCCGGCTCCCTGACTCCTTCTTTCAGGCCAGTTGTCCTCACTAGGCTCCGGGCTCCGCAGCCCGGGCAGGCGCCCCCCACCCTCAGGAGCTGCGCAGGACTGGGCTCTTCGCCCACCACTCCAGCGAGACCCAGCCTGGGGAGGGCTGTGACTGGTTCAGCGTTGTCACGTGGGTGGGAGTGGTTAACTCTGATTGGCCCATCTGGAAAGTTGGCCTGCCTCTGTAGCAAAAGGGTGGCGTCGACTAGCAGGCCTTGGCATTGAGGGGCAGGGACGGTGACAAGCCCACCCGCCCCCTGATGGAGGGTCCTCCCATTTCCTTGTGTCCAGGTGGAGGTTCTGGCAATTGGGGATCCGCAAGGCCCTTGACCCACTGCAGGCTGCCTGGGATGCCTTCTCCCAGTCTGTCCCAGCCAGCTGTGGCCAGCTGCTGACCCAGCTCCTCCTCTGTGCTTGCCTGGCTGTTGCTGCCGCAGAACTGGTTTGTCATCGGCTGGTCTCTTCGTGGGTTTATCCTTCAGGACCCTCGGGCATCATAGCCACTGTGTGTGGACTTCTGGTcttcctgggcctgggcctggtaCCCCCGGTCCGCTGCCTGTTCGCGCTCAGTGTGCCCACCCTGGGCACGGAACAGGGACGCCGGctgctcctgtcctacagtaCTGCCACCCTGGCCGTTGCCGTGGTGCCAAACGTCTTGGCCAACATGGGTGCAGCTGGACAGGTGCTTAGGTGCGTCACCGAGGGCTCCCTGGACAGCCTGCTCAATACCACTCACCAGCTGCGCAATGCGTCCACAGCACTGGGCCCCACCAGCCGATCGGGCAGCCGGGGCCTGACATTTGAGAGCCAGGGAAATGGCTCTGCCTTCCGGCTTCACATGCTCAGGGTCACTCAGGGGGTCCTGGAGGACTTCTCTGCCTTGGAGTCCCTGGCCCAGGCAGCAGCACTGGGGACTCAGCGGGTGGTCACGGGGATGTTCATGCTGGGCCTCCTGGTGGAATCTGCCTGGTACCTCCACCGCTACCTGACTGACCTGCGGTTTGACAACATCTATGAGACACCACAGCTGACCCGGCAactggcccaggcccaggccaccCACCTAGTGGCTCCTCCACCCCCGTGGCTGCTCGGAATAGCCCGGCCCAAGCTGTCCCGGGAG
Coding sequences within it:
- the Ocstamp gene encoding osteoclast stimulatory transmembrane protein: MRGLCGAAEHLVRTGWRFWQLGIRKALDPLQAAWDAFSQSVPASCGQLLTQLLLCACLAVAAAELVCHRLVSSWVYPSGPSGIIATVCGLLVFLGLGLVPPVRCLFALSVPTLGTEQGRRLLLSYSTATLAVAVVPNVLANMGAAGQVLRCVTEGSLDSLLNTTHQLRNASTALGPTSRSGSRGLTFESQGNGSAFRLHMLRVTQGVLEDFSALESLAQAAALGTQRVVTGMFMLGLLVESAWYLHRYLTDLRFDNIYETPQLTRQLAQAQATHLVAPPPPWLLGIARPKLSREELLHCLLRLGLLSLLLVATAVAVATDHMAFLLAQAAVDWAQKLPVVPVTLMVKYDAAYSVLDFVPFLLNRPPAQSPFLSARHCFRWDLRFTSAGCRLLPAQRPQDAAALAAASLQLLAGSTVLLETYARRLRHAIAAAFFPAQEARRIRHLRARLQRRYDRHRGQRLRPGPPPSPDLTDRTEARGRGAGGRG